One stretch of Nomascus leucogenys isolate Asia chromosome 7b, Asia_NLE_v1, whole genome shotgun sequence DNA includes these proteins:
- the ARVCF gene encoding armadillo repeat protein deleted in velo-cardio-facial syndrome isoform X7, translated as MPAELRQEQSPGSQASLATMPEAPDVLEETVTVEEDPGTPTSHVSIVTSEDGTTRRTETKVTKTVKTVTTRTVRQVPVGPDGLPLLDGGPPLGPFADGALDRHFLLRGGGPVATLSRAYLSSGGGFPEGPEPQDSPSYGSLSRGLGLRPPRAGPLGPGPGDGCFTLPGHREAFPVGPEPGPPGGRSLPECFQAEPYGLEDDTRSLAADDEGGPELEPDYDTATRRRPECGRGLHTRAYEDAADDGGELTDERPTFPTVTAPLAQPERGSLGSLDRLVRRSPSVDSARKEPRWRDPELPEVLAMLRHPVDPVKANAAAYLQHLCFENEGVKRRVRQLRGLPLLVALLDHPRAEVRRRACGALRNLSYGRDTDNKAAIRDCGGVPALVRLLRAARDNEVRELVTGTLWNLSSYEPLKMVIIDHGLQTLTHEVIVPHSGWEREPNEDSKPRDAEWTTVFKNTSGCLRNVSSDGAEARRRLRECEGLVDALLHALQSAVGRKDTDNKSVENCVCIMRNLSYHVHKEVPGADRYQEAEPGPLGSAVGSQRRRRDDASCFGGKKAKAKKDGEMDRNFDTLDLPKRTETAKGFELLYQPEVVRLYLSLLTESRNFNTLEAAAGALQNLSAGNWMWATYIRATVRKERGLPVLVELLQSETDKVVRAVAIALRNLSLDQRNKDLIGSYAMAELVRNVRNAQAPPRPGARLEEDTVVAVLNTIHEIVSDSLDNARSLLQARGVPALVALVASSQSVREAKAASHVLQTVWSYKELRGTLQKDGWTKARFQSAAATAKGPKGTPSPGGFDDSTLPLVDKSVESEKTGSRDVIPMDALGPDGYSTVDRRERRPRGTSSAGEASEKEPLKLDPSRKAPPPGPSRPAVRLVDAVGDAKPQPVDSWV; from the exons ATGCCGGCCGAACTCAGACAG GAGCAGAGCCCAGGCAGCCAGGCCTCACTGGCCACAATGCCGGAGGCACCTGATGTGCTGGAGGAGACCGTGACAGTGGAGGAGGACCCCGGCACACCCACTTCCCATGTGTCTATTGTCACATCCGAAGATGGCACGACCCGGCGCACCGAGACCAAG GTCACCAAGACTGTCAAGACGGTGACCACTCGGACAGTACGCCAGGTGCCCGTGGGCCCGGACGGACTCCCCCTGCTGGATGGCGGCCCCCCACTAGGCCCTTTTGCAGATGGTGCCCTGGACCGGCATTTCCTGCTGCGTGGTGGTGGCCCAGTGGCCACACTCTCTCGAGCCTACCTCAGCAGTGGGGGTGGCTTTCCCGAAGGCCCCGAGCCCCAGGACAGCCCCAGCTATGGCAGCCTGTCCCGAGGGCTGGGCCTGCGGCCCCCACGTGCTGGCCCCCTTGGCCCAGGCCCTGGTGATGGCTGCTTCACACTGCCTGGCCACCGGGAAGCCTTCCCGGTGGGTCCTGAGCCTGGGCCACCAGGTGGCCGCTCCCTGCCCGAGTGCTTCCAGGCAGAGCCGTATGGCTTGGAGGATGACACGCGCAGCCTGGCCGCTGATGACGAGGGTGGCCCTGAGCTGGAGCCTGACTATGACACGGCCACGAGGAGGAGGCCTGAGTGTGGGCGGGGCCTTCATACCAG GGCCTACGAGGACGCAGCAGATGATGGCGGCGAGCTGACGGACGAGCGGCCTACGTTCCCAACGGTGACGGCGCCCCTGGCCCAGCCTGAACGGGGCAGCCTGGGCAGCCTGGACCGGCTGGTGCGGCGTTCGCCCTCAGTGGATAGCGCCCGCAAGGAACCGCGCTGGCGGGACCCTGAGCTGCCTGAGGTGCTGGCCATGCTGCGGCACCCCGTGGACCCCGTGAAGGCCAATGCGGCCGCCTACCTGCAGCATCTGTGCTTTGAGAACGAGGGTGTCAAGCGGCGTGTACGGCAGTTGCGGGGGCTGCCGCTGCTTGTGGCACTGCTGGACCACCCGCGGGCTGAGGTGCGGCGCCGGGCCTGTGGGGCACTGCGCAACCTCTCCTATGGCCGCGACACTGACAACAAGGCCGCCATCCGGGACTGTGGTGGTGTGCCTGCCCTGGTGCGCCTGCTGCGGGCCGCCCGGGACAACGAGGTCCGCGAGCTTGTCACTG GCACCCTGTGGAACCTGTCATCCTATGAGCCCCTGAAGATGGTCATCATTGACCATGGCCTGCAGACGCTGACCCACGAGGTGATCGTGCCCCACTCAGGATGGGAGCGTGAGCCCAACGAGGACTCCAAGCCACGGGACGCCGAGTGGACAACTGTCTTCAAGAACACGTCGGGCTGCCTGAG GAATGTGAGCTCCGATGGTGCTGAGGCCCGGCGGCGACTCCGGGAGTGTGAAGGGCTGGTGGACGCACTTCTGCATGCCCTGCAGTCGGCTGTGGGCCGAAAGGACACTGACAACAAG TCGGTGGAGAACTGCGTGTGCATCATGCGGAACCTGTCCTACCACGTGCACAAGGAGGTGCCCGGGGCCGACAGGTACCAGGAGGCCGAGCCCGGGCCCCTGGGCAGTGCTGTAGGCTCCCAGCGCCGGAGGCGGGATGATGCCAGCTGCTTTGGTGGCAAGAAGGCCAAAG CAAAGAAGGATGGTGAGATGGACCGGAACTTTGACACGCTAGACCTTCCCAAGCGAACTGAGACCGCCAAAG GCTTTGAGCTGCTGTACCAGCCCGAGGTGGTACGTCTCTACCTCTCCCTCCTCACGGAGAGCCGGAACTTCAACACCCTGGAGGCTGCCGCCGGCGCTCTGCAGAACCTCAGTGCCGGCAACTGGATG TGGGCCACATACATCCGCGCCACAGTGCGCAAAGAGCGCGGGCTGCCAGTGCTTGTGGAACTGCTGCAGTCTGAGACCGACAAGGTGGTGCGCGCCGTCGCCATCGCTCTGCGCAACCTCTCGCTGGACCAACGCAACAAAGACCTCATCG GGAGCTACGCCATGGCCGAGCTTGTGCGGAATGTGCGCAATGCACAGGCTCCGCCGCGACCGGGGGCCCGCCTGGAGGAAGACACCGTAGTGGCGGTGCTCAACACCATCCACGAAATCGTGTCCGACAGCCTGGATAACGCGCGCTCACTCCTGCAGGCACGCGGGGTGCCAGCGTTGGTGGCTCTCGTCGCCTCCAG CCAATCGGTACGCGAGGCGAAGGCGGCGTCACACGTGCTGCAGACAGTGTGGAGCTACAAGGAGCTGCGTGGTACCCTGCAGAAAGATGGTTGGACCAAGGCGCGCTTCCAG TCAGCTGCTGCTACTGCCAAGGGGCCTAAGGGAACACCGAGTCCTGGGGGCTTCGATGACAGCACGCTGCCACTGGTGGACAAGAGCGTTG AGAGCGAGAAAACTGGCAGCCGGGATGTGATCCCCATGGACGCGCTTGGCCCAG ACGGATACTCCACGGTGGACCGGAGGGAGCGGAGGCCACGGGGCACCAGCTCTGCAGGAGAGGCCTCTGAGAAGGAACCCTTGAAA CTCGACCCCAGCAGGAAGGCCCCTCCCCCCGGGCCCAGCAGGCCCGCGGTCAGGCTGGTGGACGCCGTGGGGGACGCTAAGCCTCAGCCCGTTGACTCCTGGGTCTAG
- the ARVCF gene encoding armadillo repeat protein deleted in velo-cardio-facial syndrome isoform X4 has product MEDCNVHSAASILASVKEQEARFERLTRALEQERRHVTLQLERAQQPGMVSGGMGGRQPLPMAWQQLVLQEQSPGSQASLATMPEAPDVLEETVTVEEDPGTPTSHVSIVTSEDGTTRRTETKVTKTVKTVTTRTVRQVPVGPDGLPLLDGGPPLGPFADGALDRHFLLRGGGPVATLSRAYLSSGGGFPEGPEPQDSPSYGSLSRGLGLRPPRAGPLGPGPGDGCFTLPGHREAFPVGPEPGPPGGRSLPECFQAEPYGLEDDTRSLAADDEGGPELEPDYDTATRRRPECGRGLHTRAYEDAADDGGELTDERPTFPTVTAPLAQPERGSLGSLDRLVRRSPSVDSARKEPRWRDPELPEVLAMLRHPVDPVKANAAAYLQHLCFENEGVKRRVRQLRGLPLLVALLDHPRAEVRRRACGALRNLSYGRDTDNKAAIRDCGGVPALVRLLRAARDNEVRELVTGTLWNLSSYEPLKMVIIDHGLQTLTHEVIVPHSGWEREPNEDSKPRDAEWTTVFKNTSGCLRNVSSDGAEARRRLRECEGLVDALLHALQSAVGRKDTDNKSVENCVCIMRNLSYHVHKEVPGADRYQEAEPGPLGSAVGSQRRRRDDASCFGGKKAKEEWFHQAKKDGEMDRNFDTLDLPKRTETAKGFELLYQPEVVRLYLSLLTESRNFNTLEAAAGALQNLSAGNWMWATYIRATVRKERGLPVLVELLQSETDKVVRAVAIALRNLSLDQRNKDLIGSYAMAELVRNVRNAQAPPRPGARLEEDTVVAVLNTIHEIVSDSLDNARSLLQARGVPALVALVASSQSVREAKAASHVLQTVWSYKELRGTLQKDGWTKARFQSAAATAKGPKGTPSPGGFDDSTLPLVDKSVESEKTGSRDVIPMDALGPDGYSTVDRRERRPRGTSSAGEASEKEPLKGPGPASCS; this is encoded by the exons ATGGAGGACTGCAATGTGCACTCGGCCGCCAGCATCCTGGCCTCAGTGAAGGAGCAGGAGGCCCGCTTCGAGAGGCTGACACGGGCACTGGAGCAGGAGCGGCGCCATGTTACCCTGCAGCTGGAGCGTGCCCAGCAGCCTGGCATGGTCAGTGGTGGCATGGGTGGTAGGCAGCCCCTGCCAATGGCCTGGCAACAGCTGGTCCTCCAG GAGCAGAGCCCAGGCAGCCAGGCCTCACTGGCCACAATGCCGGAGGCACCTGATGTGCTGGAGGAGACCGTGACAGTGGAGGAGGACCCCGGCACACCCACTTCCCATGTGTCTATTGTCACATCCGAAGATGGCACGACCCGGCGCACCGAGACCAAG GTCACCAAGACTGTCAAGACGGTGACCACTCGGACAGTACGCCAGGTGCCCGTGGGCCCGGACGGACTCCCCCTGCTGGATGGCGGCCCCCCACTAGGCCCTTTTGCAGATGGTGCCCTGGACCGGCATTTCCTGCTGCGTGGTGGTGGCCCAGTGGCCACACTCTCTCGAGCCTACCTCAGCAGTGGGGGTGGCTTTCCCGAAGGCCCCGAGCCCCAGGACAGCCCCAGCTATGGCAGCCTGTCCCGAGGGCTGGGCCTGCGGCCCCCACGTGCTGGCCCCCTTGGCCCAGGCCCTGGTGATGGCTGCTTCACACTGCCTGGCCACCGGGAAGCCTTCCCGGTGGGTCCTGAGCCTGGGCCACCAGGTGGCCGCTCCCTGCCCGAGTGCTTCCAGGCAGAGCCGTATGGCTTGGAGGATGACACGCGCAGCCTGGCCGCTGATGACGAGGGTGGCCCTGAGCTGGAGCCTGACTATGACACGGCCACGAGGAGGAGGCCTGAGTGTGGGCGGGGCCTTCATACCAG GGCCTACGAGGACGCAGCAGATGATGGCGGCGAGCTGACGGACGAGCGGCCTACGTTCCCAACGGTGACGGCGCCCCTGGCCCAGCCTGAACGGGGCAGCCTGGGCAGCCTGGACCGGCTGGTGCGGCGTTCGCCCTCAGTGGATAGCGCCCGCAAGGAACCGCGCTGGCGGGACCCTGAGCTGCCTGAGGTGCTGGCCATGCTGCGGCACCCCGTGGACCCCGTGAAGGCCAATGCGGCCGCCTACCTGCAGCATCTGTGCTTTGAGAACGAGGGTGTCAAGCGGCGTGTACGGCAGTTGCGGGGGCTGCCGCTGCTTGTGGCACTGCTGGACCACCCGCGGGCTGAGGTGCGGCGCCGGGCCTGTGGGGCACTGCGCAACCTCTCCTATGGCCGCGACACTGACAACAAGGCCGCCATCCGGGACTGTGGTGGTGTGCCTGCCCTGGTGCGCCTGCTGCGGGCCGCCCGGGACAACGAGGTCCGCGAGCTTGTCACTG GCACCCTGTGGAACCTGTCATCCTATGAGCCCCTGAAGATGGTCATCATTGACCATGGCCTGCAGACGCTGACCCACGAGGTGATCGTGCCCCACTCAGGATGGGAGCGTGAGCCCAACGAGGACTCCAAGCCACGGGACGCCGAGTGGACAACTGTCTTCAAGAACACGTCGGGCTGCCTGAG GAATGTGAGCTCCGATGGTGCTGAGGCCCGGCGGCGACTCCGGGAGTGTGAAGGGCTGGTGGACGCACTTCTGCATGCCCTGCAGTCGGCTGTGGGCCGAAAGGACACTGACAACAAG TCGGTGGAGAACTGCGTGTGCATCATGCGGAACCTGTCCTACCACGTGCACAAGGAGGTGCCCGGGGCCGACAGGTACCAGGAGGCCGAGCCCGGGCCCCTGGGCAGTGCTGTAGGCTCCCAGCGCCGGAGGCGGGATGATGCCAGCTGCTTTGGTGGCAAGAAGGCCAAAG AGGAGTGGTTCCACCAAG CAAAGAAGGATGGTGAGATGGACCGGAACTTTGACACGCTAGACCTTCCCAAGCGAACTGAGACCGCCAAAG GCTTTGAGCTGCTGTACCAGCCCGAGGTGGTACGTCTCTACCTCTCCCTCCTCACGGAGAGCCGGAACTTCAACACCCTGGAGGCTGCCGCCGGCGCTCTGCAGAACCTCAGTGCCGGCAACTGGATG TGGGCCACATACATCCGCGCCACAGTGCGCAAAGAGCGCGGGCTGCCAGTGCTTGTGGAACTGCTGCAGTCTGAGACCGACAAGGTGGTGCGCGCCGTCGCCATCGCTCTGCGCAACCTCTCGCTGGACCAACGCAACAAAGACCTCATCG GGAGCTACGCCATGGCCGAGCTTGTGCGGAATGTGCGCAATGCACAGGCTCCGCCGCGACCGGGGGCCCGCCTGGAGGAAGACACCGTAGTGGCGGTGCTCAACACCATCCACGAAATCGTGTCCGACAGCCTGGATAACGCGCGCTCACTCCTGCAGGCACGCGGGGTGCCAGCGTTGGTGGCTCTCGTCGCCTCCAG CCAATCGGTACGCGAGGCGAAGGCGGCGTCACACGTGCTGCAGACAGTGTGGAGCTACAAGGAGCTGCGTGGTACCCTGCAGAAAGATGGTTGGACCAAGGCGCGCTTCCAG TCAGCTGCTGCTACTGCCAAGGGGCCTAAGGGAACACCGAGTCCTGGGGGCTTCGATGACAGCACGCTGCCACTGGTGGACAAGAGCGTTG AGAGCGAGAAAACTGGCAGCCGGGATGTGATCCCCATGGACGCGCTTGGCCCAG ACGGATACTCCACGGTGGACCGGAGGGAGCGGAGGCCACGGGGCACCAGCTCTGCAGGAGAGGCCTCTGAGAAGGAACCCTTGAAA GGCCCAGGCCCAGCCTCCTGTTCTTAG
- the ARVCF gene encoding armadillo repeat protein deleted in velo-cardio-facial syndrome isoform X6, producing the protein MPAELRQEQSPGSQASLATMPEAPDVLEETVTVEEDPGTPTSHVSIVTSEDGTTRRTETKVTKTVKTVTTRTVRQVPVGPDGLPLLDGGPPLGPFADGALDRHFLLRGGGPVATLSRAYLSSGGGFPEGPEPQDSPSYGSLSRGLGLRPPRAGPLGPGPGDGCFTLPGHREAFPVGPEPGPPGGRSLPECFQAEPYGLEDDTRSLAADDEGGPELEPDYDTATRRRPECGRGLHTRAYEDAADDGGELTDERPTFPTVTAPLAQPERGSLGSLDRLVRRSPSVDSARKEPRWRDPELPEVLAMLRHPVDPVKANAAAYLQHLCFENEGVKRRVRQLRGLPLLVALLDHPRAEVRRRACGALRNLSYGRDTDNKAAIRDCGGVPALVRLLRAARDNEVRELVTGTLWNLSSYEPLKMVIIDHGLQTLTHEVIVPHSGWEREPNEDSKPRDAEWTTVFKNTSGCLRNVSSDGAEARRRLRECEGLVDALLHALQSAVGRKDTDNKSVENCVCIMRNLSYHVHKEVPGADRYQEAEPGPLGSAVGSQRRRRDDASCFGGKKAKEEWFHQAKKDGEMDRNFDTLDLPKRTETAKGFELLYQPEVVRLYLSLLTESRNFNTLEAAAGALQNLSAGNWMWATYIRATVRKERGLPVLVELLQSETDKVVRAVAIALRNLSLDQRNKDLIGSYAMAELVRNVRNAQAPPRPGARLEEDTVVAVLNTIHEIVSDSLDNARSLLQARGVPALVALVASSQSVREAKAASHVLQTVWSYKELRGTLQKDGWTKARFQSAAATAKGPKGTPSPGGFDDSTLPLVDKSVESEKTGSRDVIPMDALGPDGYSTVDRRERRPRGTSSAGEASEKEPLKLDPSRKAPPPGPSRPAVRLVDAVGDAKPQPVDSWV; encoded by the exons ATGCCGGCCGAACTCAGACAG GAGCAGAGCCCAGGCAGCCAGGCCTCACTGGCCACAATGCCGGAGGCACCTGATGTGCTGGAGGAGACCGTGACAGTGGAGGAGGACCCCGGCACACCCACTTCCCATGTGTCTATTGTCACATCCGAAGATGGCACGACCCGGCGCACCGAGACCAAG GTCACCAAGACTGTCAAGACGGTGACCACTCGGACAGTACGCCAGGTGCCCGTGGGCCCGGACGGACTCCCCCTGCTGGATGGCGGCCCCCCACTAGGCCCTTTTGCAGATGGTGCCCTGGACCGGCATTTCCTGCTGCGTGGTGGTGGCCCAGTGGCCACACTCTCTCGAGCCTACCTCAGCAGTGGGGGTGGCTTTCCCGAAGGCCCCGAGCCCCAGGACAGCCCCAGCTATGGCAGCCTGTCCCGAGGGCTGGGCCTGCGGCCCCCACGTGCTGGCCCCCTTGGCCCAGGCCCTGGTGATGGCTGCTTCACACTGCCTGGCCACCGGGAAGCCTTCCCGGTGGGTCCTGAGCCTGGGCCACCAGGTGGCCGCTCCCTGCCCGAGTGCTTCCAGGCAGAGCCGTATGGCTTGGAGGATGACACGCGCAGCCTGGCCGCTGATGACGAGGGTGGCCCTGAGCTGGAGCCTGACTATGACACGGCCACGAGGAGGAGGCCTGAGTGTGGGCGGGGCCTTCATACCAG GGCCTACGAGGACGCAGCAGATGATGGCGGCGAGCTGACGGACGAGCGGCCTACGTTCCCAACGGTGACGGCGCCCCTGGCCCAGCCTGAACGGGGCAGCCTGGGCAGCCTGGACCGGCTGGTGCGGCGTTCGCCCTCAGTGGATAGCGCCCGCAAGGAACCGCGCTGGCGGGACCCTGAGCTGCCTGAGGTGCTGGCCATGCTGCGGCACCCCGTGGACCCCGTGAAGGCCAATGCGGCCGCCTACCTGCAGCATCTGTGCTTTGAGAACGAGGGTGTCAAGCGGCGTGTACGGCAGTTGCGGGGGCTGCCGCTGCTTGTGGCACTGCTGGACCACCCGCGGGCTGAGGTGCGGCGCCGGGCCTGTGGGGCACTGCGCAACCTCTCCTATGGCCGCGACACTGACAACAAGGCCGCCATCCGGGACTGTGGTGGTGTGCCTGCCCTGGTGCGCCTGCTGCGGGCCGCCCGGGACAACGAGGTCCGCGAGCTTGTCACTG GCACCCTGTGGAACCTGTCATCCTATGAGCCCCTGAAGATGGTCATCATTGACCATGGCCTGCAGACGCTGACCCACGAGGTGATCGTGCCCCACTCAGGATGGGAGCGTGAGCCCAACGAGGACTCCAAGCCACGGGACGCCGAGTGGACAACTGTCTTCAAGAACACGTCGGGCTGCCTGAG GAATGTGAGCTCCGATGGTGCTGAGGCCCGGCGGCGACTCCGGGAGTGTGAAGGGCTGGTGGACGCACTTCTGCATGCCCTGCAGTCGGCTGTGGGCCGAAAGGACACTGACAACAAG TCGGTGGAGAACTGCGTGTGCATCATGCGGAACCTGTCCTACCACGTGCACAAGGAGGTGCCCGGGGCCGACAGGTACCAGGAGGCCGAGCCCGGGCCCCTGGGCAGTGCTGTAGGCTCCCAGCGCCGGAGGCGGGATGATGCCAGCTGCTTTGGTGGCAAGAAGGCCAAAG AGGAGTGGTTCCACCAAG CAAAGAAGGATGGTGAGATGGACCGGAACTTTGACACGCTAGACCTTCCCAAGCGAACTGAGACCGCCAAAG GCTTTGAGCTGCTGTACCAGCCCGAGGTGGTACGTCTCTACCTCTCCCTCCTCACGGAGAGCCGGAACTTCAACACCCTGGAGGCTGCCGCCGGCGCTCTGCAGAACCTCAGTGCCGGCAACTGGATG TGGGCCACATACATCCGCGCCACAGTGCGCAAAGAGCGCGGGCTGCCAGTGCTTGTGGAACTGCTGCAGTCTGAGACCGACAAGGTGGTGCGCGCCGTCGCCATCGCTCTGCGCAACCTCTCGCTGGACCAACGCAACAAAGACCTCATCG GGAGCTACGCCATGGCCGAGCTTGTGCGGAATGTGCGCAATGCACAGGCTCCGCCGCGACCGGGGGCCCGCCTGGAGGAAGACACCGTAGTGGCGGTGCTCAACACCATCCACGAAATCGTGTCCGACAGCCTGGATAACGCGCGCTCACTCCTGCAGGCACGCGGGGTGCCAGCGTTGGTGGCTCTCGTCGCCTCCAG CCAATCGGTACGCGAGGCGAAGGCGGCGTCACACGTGCTGCAGACAGTGTGGAGCTACAAGGAGCTGCGTGGTACCCTGCAGAAAGATGGTTGGACCAAGGCGCGCTTCCAG TCAGCTGCTGCTACTGCCAAGGGGCCTAAGGGAACACCGAGTCCTGGGGGCTTCGATGACAGCACGCTGCCACTGGTGGACAAGAGCGTTG AGAGCGAGAAAACTGGCAGCCGGGATGTGATCCCCATGGACGCGCTTGGCCCAG ACGGATACTCCACGGTGGACCGGAGGGAGCGGAGGCCACGGGGCACCAGCTCTGCAGGAGAGGCCTCTGAGAAGGAACCCTTGAAA CTCGACCCCAGCAGGAAGGCCCCTCCCCCCGGGCCCAGCAGGCCCGCGGTCAGGCTGGTGGACGCCGTGGGGGACGCTAAGCCTCAGCCCGTTGACTCCTGGGTCTAG